The genomic interval CCCGCAATCACCGGACACAGCTTTCCCGAAAGCGACTGCCCATCCGTCCGCCCTTCTCCGGTAATCAGAAGATCAGCCCCCGCCAAAGCGTCCGACAGTCCCACGGTTTCTGCAATCAGATGCGCTCCGGAAACAATTTCGGCTCCACAGAATACCCGCAGACCATAGCCCAGACCGCCAGCCGCACCATCGCCCGGCGCCTCCGCAACGCCCACAATATTCCTTAGGTTCGCCAGCCCCTCATCCAGTTGCTTCACCATGGAGGGAGAAGCCCCCTTCTGCGGTCCGAATATTGCCGCTGCGCCATCAGCTCCCGTCAACGGATTCGTCACATCACAGGCCACACGAATTCTTGTATGTTCCAATCCCGGAAGAATATTCCGTTTATCTACAGATCCAATCATTGGAAGAATTTTTCCACCCCGTTCGAGAATGACTTCTCCCTCCGCCGTCCGGAACTGAAAACCCAGAGCCTGAGCCATTCCGGCACCTCCATCCACCGTTGCACTCCCGCCAATCCCCATCACAATGGAATCATGACCCTCAGCAATCAGATGCCGCAGCAGCTCACCCGTTCCGTACGTAGTCGCCTCCATCGGATCCAACCTCCCCTCCGGAACAAGCTCAATGCCCGAAGCCGCCGCCATCTCCATGACCGCAGTACCATCCGGGAGAATTCCATAGCGGGCCTCTATCCGATCACCCAGCGGCCCCGAAACCTCCAACACCCGAAAACAGCCGCCCGTCGCCTCAACCACGGCATCAACCGTCCCCTCACCTCCATCAGCCATCGGCAATGTGATCACTTCAGCAACCGGCATTTCTGTCAGAATAGCCTGCTTTACAATCTCACAGACCCGGGCACTGCGCATATTGCCCTTAAATGAATCAGGTGCGACCACAATTTTCATGATGAACTCCGTACAATCAGATTGCCTTTAATGAATTTACGCTGAGGTTCACTCTTCTTCACCACCGCATTGAAAGCCTGCCGGACCATCTCGCTGATCGGCTGATGATACGTTGTGAGCGGCGGAATAAACTGAGCCGCCGCAGGAATATCATCGAACCCGGTCACCGGCATCCTCCGGCCCGAATCATACAGTGCTCGCAACGCCCCCATCGCCACCGGATCATTCGCACAGATCAGTGCCGCCGTATCGTCTCCCAGCGATTTCACCGACTGCTCACCCGCCTCAAACCCATCCATCGTCCAAATATGACGTTTCAGAGAAAAGTCCAGCTCCGCTGCCACTTTTTCAAACGCCTGAAACCGCACGAAATGACCATACAGATTAGCCCCGATAAAAAACCCGCGCGTCCACCCTCTGAAAATCAGATGCTCCAGCAGCTGACGCGCCGCATCCTCTTCATCCACCGAAATACATGTGCCCGGCTCCTCCCCCGAACGATGACCAATCCGGACAACCGGCATTCCACTAAATGCATTCAACCATTCCGACCGCTCCGACGAACCCAGCACAATAAGGCCGTCAATCGCATGCTTGTGAAGCGGAGCCAAATCCGAGGGATCCGGATGACGCCCTTTGAACCCCGCAATTACCAAAGAATAATCCTGCTCATGTGCGCAATCCTGCAGTTTTTCAATAATCGGTCCGAAAAAAGGATCCCGGAAATCATAAACCACCACACCAATCGTACGCGACCCCTTCCCCTTCAACGTCAACGCCGCAGCACTCGGCACATAGCCCATCTCCTCCGCCGCCCGCATCACTTTTTCAATGGTTGCAGCTGCAATTCCGACTTCGCGGGCCTTTCCCGACAACACGCGCGAAACCAGCGCAATCGATACTCCAACCCGTTCAGCAATCTGTTTCTGACTCACCGCCATTTGTGCACCTCAAATATTTGAGATTCTGGTTCCCGGAAAAAATAAAGCAAGACTATTGCCCCAAACCCTATCCTCACCGCAGAATCGCAATCCCTTATTTTTCATACATTCGAATGTATGAAATTAATTTCAATACGGAATAGATTAATTTTTTAAATCTCACACATTCTAATGTGTGAAATATTAACGCATTTCCATTCCACAGGATTTCGCCCATCCCCCTAAGAGGTCACCGCATGACGCTTTTCAAGCTACGAAAAACCATCTATGGTTTATGTTTTGACTCATGATGAAACGATTCCATTTTCTGGCCTGTATGTTCGCCCTTTGCGCGGGGTGCAGCCGGCAGCCCCCTGCCGGGCTCAACAGCGTGCCCAAACGTATTATCTCGCTTGCGCCGGACATCACCGAATCACTCTACCTTCTTGGACTCGGCGACCGCATCGTCGGAGCAACCACCTACTGTCTCTGGCCGGAAGAGGCAAAACAAATCCCCCGGGTCGGCGGATTCGGCCAGTACAATTTCGAGGCGATTGTATCGCTCCGTCCTGACCTTGTGATCCTGCACCACAATTATGAATCCGAGAAAAACCGGCTCACGGACCTCGGAATCCCTTATCTCGAAACCGGCACGGAACATATGGCTGACATCATCCGTTCTATTCAGACTATAGGCGATGCCTGTGGAGTAGCAGCGGCTGCCGAAGCGTTGACCGCACAGATCCGCGAACAGATTGCCGGCATCCGGAAACCGAATAATGCACCGCGCGTGCTGATTACCTTCGGCGGGGATCCGACCCAGATTGAACAGATCTTTGCATTCGGTGCCGACTGTCTGCATCACGAACTGCTCGAACTCGCCGGCGGTATCAATGTCATTTCAAACAAGCTGGCCTTTTCAACGCTTTCTAAAGAAGCGGTAATACGGCTCAATCCGGATATCATCATTCAAATGGCTCCGGGAACCGAAGCGCCGGAAAACCCACCGGAAACATGGAAAGATTATGCCGGCATCTCCGCCGTCCGCCATAACCGTATTTATGTTCTCACCGGAGATTACACCTGCATCCCGGGGCCGCGCTTCACCCGGATTCTCTCCGATTTTAAGGATATTCTGACAAATAATGAATAAAATCCTTCAGATACAGGACCTTTCCGTAGAGCTCTCGGGGAACAGCATACTGAAACACATCTCCTTCGATGCAGCCGAAGGTGAATACGTTTCCATTATAGGCCCCAACGGAGCCGGAAAAACCACTCTGATCAAATGCCTGGCCGGAATTTACAAAGACTGGAAAGGCTCAATTTCCATTGGCGGACAGGACACAAAAAACCTGACTCATCGCGACATTGCGAAACTGCAGAGTTATGTCCCGCAAGCTGAAGGACGTATGAATCCGCTTACCGTCGAGGAACTGGTGGCCACCGGCCGCTATCCGCATATCTCCGCATTCACCACCATGACCAAGGATGATTTTTCTGCGATCGACAATGCGTTGGAACGCACCGGCATCCAGGCTTTCCGCAAGCGAAGACTGAATTCGCTCAGTGGTGGAGAACGGCAGATGGCCTTTATTGCGGCGGCATTGGCTCAAGACACAAAAATCCTTCTACTTGATGAACCGTCGACCTTTCTCGACTACAAACATCAGGCCGATGTCTCCACCATCCTGAAGACAGCCTGTCAGGATCATGGCCGGACCATTATCGCGGTTCACCACGACATTAATATGGCCGCAGCCTGCAGCAGCAAGGTGATTGCCCTCAGAGAGGGAGCCATTGTTTTTATGGGCACCGCAAAGGAAGCA from Verrucomicrobia bacterium S94 carries:
- a CDS encoding ABC transporter ATP-binding protein, producing MNKILQIQDLSVELSGNSILKHISFDAAEGEYVSIIGPNGAGKTTLIKCLAGIYKDWKGSISIGGQDTKNLTHRDIAKLQSYVPQAEGRMNPLTVEELVATGRYPHISAFTTMTKDDFSAIDNALERTGIQAFRKRRLNSLSGGERQMAFIAAALAQDTKILLLDEPSTFLDYKHQADVSTILKTACQDHGRTIIAVHHDINMAAACSSKVIALREGAIVFMGTAKEATDTETLQKIYNTSFISAPSPAHPLPLIITGGKA
- a CDS encoding glycerate kinase, with the translated sequence MKIVVAPDSFKGNMRSARVCEIVKQAILTEMPVAEVITLPMADGGEGTVDAVVEATGGCFRVLEVSGPLGDRIEARYGILPDGTAVMEMAAASGIELVPEGRLDPMEATTYGTGELLRHLIAEGHDSIVMGIGGSATVDGGAGMAQALGFQFRTAEGEVILERGGKILPMIGSVDKRNILPGLEHTRIRVACDVTNPLTGADGAAAIFGPQKGASPSMVKQLDEGLANLRNIVGVAEAPGDGAAGGLGYGLRVFCGAEIVSGAHLIAETVGLSDALAGADLLITGEGRTDGQSLSGKLCPVIAGMARERGAKSMLISGALSGDMDLFLEVFDYAFSISAGHSSMAACIEHAPEDLRFLVRNLMRISSKS
- a CDS encoding LacI family transcriptional regulator, with amino-acid sequence MAVSQKQIAERVGVSIALVSRVLSGKAREVGIAAATIEKVMRAAEEMGYVPSAAALTLKGKGSRTIGVVVYDFRDPFFGPIIEKLQDCAHEQDYSLVIAGFKGRHPDPSDLAPLHKHAIDGLIVLGSSERSEWLNAFSGMPVVRIGHRSGEEPGTCISVDEEDAARQLLEHLIFRGWTRGFFIGANLYGHFVRFQAFEKVAAELDFSLKRHIWTMDGFEAGEQSVKSLGDDTAALICANDPVAMGALRALYDSGRRMPVTGFDDIPAAAQFIPPLTTYHQPISEMVRQAFNAVVKKSEPQRKFIKGNLIVRSSS